One genomic window of Scatophagus argus isolate fScaArg1 chromosome 16, fScaArg1.pri, whole genome shotgun sequence includes the following:
- the triobpb gene encoding TRIO and F-actin binding protein b isoform X2: MTPDLLNFKKGWMSKLDESGEWKKHWFVLTDAGLRYYRDSSAEEKDDLDGEIDLKSCVKVSEFDVEKNYGFQIQTREAAFTLSAMTAGIRRNWIEVLKKCIRPSSSPDLTQLPDSSSDKENSHSRFMLSSRRPSSRLADVQSEVSTSAPLAHRRFDYVELSPVPASSSPLPAGQREAGEGQGREHSQSQEERNTSSQWEAVLSRKAAGTGSKPRVEDEIEKKWAEIERLPLKEMSSLPSMTSRSPSQSASEALQREVASLRQQLEQLQGGRGGGGGGRGRDGGVVRGGCGPEAPCGRSLAAMERAHRQALEELQRQHNRQMKELENEKDRLLLEETRATAQVMEALKKKHKEELEREVEKVKRLSSGVLDSQTLRVQQQAESQAIQRELASLSERYSQKCLELNRTEQQNAEREREVSRKERDMEQLRKENQDLKARLKEEISRVHSTIADQRSEDNKDRTHSELEVLLRMKENEIEYLHKEISCLRNELQFLNTEKRLACERYNEMHEELNGMKGRSEREIQSLKEHLRLAMAALQEGQKLGNSLDH; the protein is encoded by the exons ATGACG CCTGACCTCCTGAACTTCAAGAAGGGCTGGATGTCCAAACTGGATGAGAGTGGAGAG TGGAAGAAACATTGGTTTGTTTTGACCGATGCTGGACTGAGGTACTACAGAGACTCGAGTGCAGAGGAG AAAGATGACTTGGATGGAGAGATTGACCTAAAATCCTGTGTGAAGGTGTCTGAGTTTGATGTGGAGAAGAACTATGGCTTTCAGATACAG ACGCGGGAGGCTGCGTTCACactgtcagccatgacagctgGGATCAGGCGGAACTGGATAGAGGTTTTAAAGAAGTGCATCCGGCCCAGCAGCTCTCCAGACCTCACACA ATTACccgacagcagcagtgacaagGAAAACTCCCATTCTCGCTTCATGCTGTCTTCTCGTCGGCCATCGTCACGTCTTGCCGACGTTCAGTCGGAAGTTTCGACCTCCGCCCCTCTTGCTCATCGCAGGTTCGACTATGTTGAGCTGTCCCCTGTTCCCGCCTCGTCCAGCCCTCTCCCTGCCGGTCAGAGAGAAGCAGGGGAGGGCCAGGGGAGGGAGCACAGCCAGTCTCAAGAGGAGAGGAACACGAGCAGCCAGTGGGAGGCTGTGCTGTCCAGGAAGGCCGCTGGCACCGGATCGAAGCCACGCGTGGAGGATGAAATAGAGAAAAAGTGGGCCGAGATTGAACGCTTGCCGTTAAAGGAGATGAGCTCCCTGCCGTCAATGACATCTCGGTCTCCCAGCCAGTCAGCCAGTGAGGCGCTGCAGAGGGAG GTGGCGTCACTGAGGCAGCAGCTGGAGCAACTacaaggagggagagggggaggaggaggaggtagagggAGAGACGGGGGCGTAGTGAGGGGCGGCTGCGGGCCCGAGGCCCCCTGCGGCCGCAGCCTGGCAGCCATGGAGCGTGCTCATCGACAGGcgctggaggagctgcagaggcaGCACAACCGCCAAATGAAGGAGCTGGAGAACGAGAaggacaggctgctgctggaggagaccCGGGCCACCGCACAAG taatgGAGGCgctgaagaagaaacacaaagaggaactggagagggaggtggagaaagTCAAAAGGCTGAGCAGCGGGGTGCTAGATTCACAGACTTTGCGAGTCCAACAACA GGCAGAGAGTCAGGCCATTCAGAGGGAGCTGGCCAGTCTCTCTGAGCGCTACTCTCAGAAGTGTCTGGAGCTAAACCGAACTGAGCAGCAAAACGCTGAGCGAGAGCGGGAGGTCAGCCGTAAGGAGAGAGATATGGAGCAGCTGAGGAAAGAGAACCAG GACTTAAAGGCCCGTTTGAAGGAGGAGATCAGTCGTGTGCACTCCACCATCGCAGATCAGCGCTCTGAGGACAACAAAGACAGGACGCACAGTGAACTAGAG GTTCTTCTCAGGATGAAAGAAAACGAGATAGAGTACTTACACAAGGAGATCAGCTGTCTAAGGAACGAGCTGCAGTTTCTTAACAcg GAGAAAAGGCTGGCCTGTGAGCGATATAATGAGATGCACGAGGAGCTGAATGGGATGAAGGGCCGGAGCGAGAGAGAGATCCAGAGTCTGAAGGAGCACTTGAGGCTGGCCATGGCTGCTCTTCAGGAGGGCCAAAAGCTGGGTAACAGCCTGGACCACTGA
- the triobpb gene encoding TRIO and F-actin binding protein b isoform X1, with the protein MLCPSQPDLLNFKKGWMSKLDESGEWKKHWFVLTDAGLRYYRDSSAEEKDDLDGEIDLKSCVKVSEFDVEKNYGFQIQTREAAFTLSAMTAGIRRNWIEVLKKCIRPSSSPDLTQLPDSSSDKENSHSRFMLSSRRPSSRLADVQSEVSTSAPLAHRRFDYVELSPVPASSSPLPAGQREAGEGQGREHSQSQEERNTSSQWEAVLSRKAAGTGSKPRVEDEIEKKWAEIERLPLKEMSSLPSMTSRSPSQSASEALQREVASLRQQLEQLQGGRGGGGGGRGRDGGVVRGGCGPEAPCGRSLAAMERAHRQALEELQRQHNRQMKELENEKDRLLLEETRATAQVMEALKKKHKEELEREVEKVKRLSSGVLDSQTLRVQQQAESQAIQRELASLSERYSQKCLELNRTEQQNAEREREVSRKERDMEQLRKENQDLKARLKEEISRVHSTIADQRSEDNKDRTHSELEVLLRMKENEIEYLHKEISCLRNELQFLNTEKRLACERYNEMHEELNGMKGRSEREIQSLKEHLRLAMAALQEGQKLGNSLDH; encoded by the exons ATGCTCTGTCCTTCGCAGCCTGACCTCCTGAACTTCAAGAAGGGCTGGATGTCCAAACTGGATGAGAGTGGAGAG TGGAAGAAACATTGGTTTGTTTTGACCGATGCTGGACTGAGGTACTACAGAGACTCGAGTGCAGAGGAG AAAGATGACTTGGATGGAGAGATTGACCTAAAATCCTGTGTGAAGGTGTCTGAGTTTGATGTGGAGAAGAACTATGGCTTTCAGATACAG ACGCGGGAGGCTGCGTTCACactgtcagccatgacagctgGGATCAGGCGGAACTGGATAGAGGTTTTAAAGAAGTGCATCCGGCCCAGCAGCTCTCCAGACCTCACACA ATTACccgacagcagcagtgacaagGAAAACTCCCATTCTCGCTTCATGCTGTCTTCTCGTCGGCCATCGTCACGTCTTGCCGACGTTCAGTCGGAAGTTTCGACCTCCGCCCCTCTTGCTCATCGCAGGTTCGACTATGTTGAGCTGTCCCCTGTTCCCGCCTCGTCCAGCCCTCTCCCTGCCGGTCAGAGAGAAGCAGGGGAGGGCCAGGGGAGGGAGCACAGCCAGTCTCAAGAGGAGAGGAACACGAGCAGCCAGTGGGAGGCTGTGCTGTCCAGGAAGGCCGCTGGCACCGGATCGAAGCCACGCGTGGAGGATGAAATAGAGAAAAAGTGGGCCGAGATTGAACGCTTGCCGTTAAAGGAGATGAGCTCCCTGCCGTCAATGACATCTCGGTCTCCCAGCCAGTCAGCCAGTGAGGCGCTGCAGAGGGAG GTGGCGTCACTGAGGCAGCAGCTGGAGCAACTacaaggagggagagggggaggaggaggaggtagagggAGAGACGGGGGCGTAGTGAGGGGCGGCTGCGGGCCCGAGGCCCCCTGCGGCCGCAGCCTGGCAGCCATGGAGCGTGCTCATCGACAGGcgctggaggagctgcagaggcaGCACAACCGCCAAATGAAGGAGCTGGAGAACGAGAaggacaggctgctgctggaggagaccCGGGCCACCGCACAAG taatgGAGGCgctgaagaagaaacacaaagaggaactggagagggaggtggagaaagTCAAAAGGCTGAGCAGCGGGGTGCTAGATTCACAGACTTTGCGAGTCCAACAACA GGCAGAGAGTCAGGCCATTCAGAGGGAGCTGGCCAGTCTCTCTGAGCGCTACTCTCAGAAGTGTCTGGAGCTAAACCGAACTGAGCAGCAAAACGCTGAGCGAGAGCGGGAGGTCAGCCGTAAGGAGAGAGATATGGAGCAGCTGAGGAAAGAGAACCAG GACTTAAAGGCCCGTTTGAAGGAGGAGATCAGTCGTGTGCACTCCACCATCGCAGATCAGCGCTCTGAGGACAACAAAGACAGGACGCACAGTGAACTAGAG GTTCTTCTCAGGATGAAAGAAAACGAGATAGAGTACTTACACAAGGAGATCAGCTGTCTAAGGAACGAGCTGCAGTTTCTTAACAcg GAGAAAAGGCTGGCCTGTGAGCGATATAATGAGATGCACGAGGAGCTGAATGGGATGAAGGGCCGGAGCGAGAGAGAGATCCAGAGTCTGAAGGAGCACTTGAGGCTGGCCATGGCTGCTCTTCAGGAGGGCCAAAAGCTGGGTAACAGCCTGGACCACTGA
- the nol12 gene encoding nucleolar protein 12 yields MKNKKNHNDASKKAKFKPGSKKRENKCIVMFDDKDRQEYLTGFHKRKVERRKEAVAEIRKKIKEEQIRVREERHKEYVKMLKERKEALDAAEDDLEQAITSTRQSVQYDHPNHTVTVTTISDLDLTGAHLLGPAADQVSGEDEEKEAEEEEKTSTMPRKANNPIINKKIRSLTASLNTYTSKRKRKGKQEGRRGRGRPTDKRGFAADSKNRRGKTSKWQRRRNTGKREHFQD; encoded by the exons atgaaaaataaaaaaaaccacaacgATGCGTCCAAAAAGGCTAAATTCAAGCCAGGATcgaaaaaaagggaaaacaaatgcaTCGTAATGTTTGAcgacaaagacagaca GGAATATTTGACTGGCTTCCATAAGCGAAAAgtggaaaggaggaaagaagctgtGGCAGAAATTcgaaagaaaatcaaagaagaaCAGATCAGAGTCAGAGAAGAA AGGCATAAGGAGTACGTAAAGATgctgaaagagaggaaagaagctCTTG ACGCTGCTGAAGATGACCTGGAACAAGCTATAACCAGCACAAGACAATCTGTGCAGTACGATCACCCCAACCACACTGTCACAGTGACAACCATCAGTGATCTTGACCTCACTGGTGCTCACCTGCTTGGACCTGCAGCTGATCAG GTTagtggagaggatgaagaaaaagaggcagaagaagaggagaaaacaagtACAATGCCAAGAAAAGCCAACAATCCGATCATCAACAAAAA GATCCGCTCCCTAACTGCGTCGCTCAACACTTACACCAGCAAACGGAAGAGGAAAGGGAAGCAGGAAGGCAGACGAGGACGAGGCCGTCCGACAGACAAGAGAGGCTTTGCCGCAGACAGTAAAAACAGACGTGGGAAGACCAGCAAGTGGCAGAGACGTAGAAACACTGGGAAAAGGGAGCATTTTCAGGACTGA